In Truepera sp., the sequence AAGCGTCTACGGTCATTTCATCCCGTCGCGAGCCAGCGTCTGGAACGAGAGGCGGCGGTGGTCGGCAGGCTCAGGCACGACAACATCGTGCCGCTGCTCGGCGTCTCCGAAGGCGCGTCGCTCATCTATGCGTACTGCCCCGGCGTGTCGCTCGAGGCCGCGCTGGAGCGCGGACCATTGCGCGTCCGCCGCGCCATGAAGATCGCCCAGGACGTGCTCAGCGCGCTCGCTTACGCTCACGGCCAGGGCGTCATCCACCACGACGTGAAGCCGGCCAACATACTCGTGAAGGGCGAAAGCGCCCTTCTCACGGACTTCGGTTTCGCCAAGGACCTGGGGCTCACGGCCATCACCGCCCAAGACATGCTGCTCGGCACCCCGAGTTACATGGCGCCGGAACAGTTCAAGGGCGTGCGCACCGACCAGCGCTCCGACCTGTACGCCACGGGCGCGGTCATCTATCACATGCTCACCGGCGCGCCGCCCTACGGCTCGCAGGTCGTCAGGTGGCTTGCGGGCGACGACCGCGTGCCACTGGCGCCCCTTCCCGACTCGGCGGCGGCCTACCGGACGATCGTCGAGCGGGCGCTGTCACGTGACCCGAGCACCCGCTTCGCCAGCGCCGACGACTTCCTGACGGCGCTCCAGGAAGTGTCCTTCGGGGCCGTCGCGTGAGCCGAACCACGAAGTGATCCTGGCGTTCTCGGGCGACGAGTTCCTCGTCCGCCGCGCCGCCCGGGCCGCCCTCGTGAAGTTGGGCGTGGACCCTGGGGGGGCGCTGGAGCTGGGTGAGGGCATGACGGCCGACGCCGTGCTCGAGCTTGCCTCCCAGGGCGGCCTGTTCGGCCAGGCAACGCTGGTCCTCGACATGGGGGCCGCGTTCCAGGGCCAGGCGGGCGTCAAGCCGCGCAACGAGGTGATGCGGGCACTCGAGCGCGTAGGGTCGGGCGCGGTCGTCCTGGTGCTCGACCCGGGCGCCACGCCGGCGCGCCAGAAGGCGTTGCGGGCGCTGGGCGACCACGAACACCTGCCGCTGCCCCGCGGCGACCGGCTGGTCGCCTGGGCCGCCGCGGAGTTGCGGGCCGCCGGAGCGAGGTTCGAACCCGAGGTGCCCGCCTACCTGGCGGAGGTCTTCGGGGAAGACGTCGCGGCCATCGCCTCGGAAGTCCAGAAGCTGGCGGCCCTGGACGAGGACCTGGTGGCGGCTCGGGTGAGAGAAGTCGTCAACCGCGAGGCCACCCACAACGCGTTCGACATCATCGAGCGCATCCAAGCCGGGGACGTCGCAGGCGCCGTGGCGTTCACCAGGCACCTTCTGGACTCCGGAGAGGCCGTGCCGCGCGTGTTCGGGGCGCTCACGTGGCAGTTCATGCTGGTGGCCAAGGCGGTGGGGTTGCGGCAACGCGAAGGGGGCAAGCGCATCGGTGGGGGACAGGCGGCCGCCGCGCTGGGCGCCGCGCCCTACGCCGCCGAGAAGGCCTTGAGGTTGGCGGGCAAGCTGGATGAGGAGGCAGTCGCCGCGGCGCTGAGCGACCTGCTCGCGGCCGACGTGGCGGCCAAGTCCGGTGGTGACCAGGACCTCGCGCTCGAGGCGGCGGTCATAGGGCTGGCCCGTAGACTGGGCGCCTCGGCCGGCGCTAGGGCCGGCGGTTCCATGAAGCAGTCGCCGAGTTAGCCTGCGCCCGTCGGGTCCGGGCCGAGGCCCGGGAGGCGCGCCGCACACGCTCGCCGTGGGTTAGCCTCGCGGCGTGGAAACCTTGAGGCAACGCTTGTTGGCCGGGAGCGAGCGGGCGCTCGCGCGCGGCATGACGCTCATCGAGGCGGGTGACCCGGCCGGCCAGGAACTCCTCAAGAGCTTGCGAGAGCGCACGGGGCGTGGGGCCGTCGTGGGGATAACCGGCTCGCCTGGGTCGGGGAAGAGCACCCTGACCGACGGCCTCATCGCGGTGGCCCGGGCGGAGGGGCGGCGCGTCGGCGTCGTGGCCATCGACCCCACCTCCCCCTTCAGCGGCGGGGCGATTCTCGGTGACCGCATCCGAATGACGCGTTGGCACTCGGATCCCGCGGTGTTCATCCGTTCCATGGCCGCGCGCGGTCACCTCGGTGGGCTCGCCGCGGCCACGTTGCAGGTGGTGGCCCTCCTCGACGCGGCGGGCTTCGACACCATCTTCGTCGAGACGGTCGGGGTCGGTCAGTCGGAGGTCGACGTGGTGCAGGCGGCGGACACTACCGTCGTCGTGCTGACGCCCGGCCAGGGCGACGGGGTGCAGGCGTTCAAGGCGGGCATCATGGAGATCGCCGACGTTTTCTGCATCAACAAGTACGACCAGCCGGGCGCCGACCGCCTGCGCCGCGAGATCCGGGCCGCCATGGAACTCAGCGGACACCCGGAAGGCTGGGTGGCGCCGATCGTCGGCACCGTGGCCTCGAAGGGCGAGGGCGTGGAGGAACTCCTGACGCGCCTGGACGAACACCGCGAGTACCTGATTGGCACCGGCGGCATCGAGGAGGCACGCCGGCGCCGCGTGCGGGCCGAGGTGACCGCCGTGCTGGGCGAGCGCCTGCGCCGCTCCTTGGCCGCGCACGAGGCCCATGCCGTCGACGCCGTCCTGTCTGGCCGCCTGGGGCCCGGCGAGGTGGTGGACGGCCTGTTGGCGGGCTTGAGTAAGGACACCGCCCGCTGAGGCACTCGCAGGGGGTTCCGCACGGCTAGACTGGGCGCATCATGACTCATGCCGTCTACCCCGGCAGCTTCGACCCGCTGCACAACGGTCACGTCGACCTCATCCGCCGCGCCGCGCGCATCTACGGCCGCCTCACGGTCGCGGTCCTGCAGAACCCGGGCAAGGCCGCGACCGCCCTGTTCACGACCGAGGAACGCGTGGCCATCATCCAAGAGGTGGTCGCGGGCATGAAGGGCGTCGACGTCGACTCGTTCGGCGGCCTCCTGGCCGACTACACGCGCAAGGTTGGGGCGACGGTGATCGTCAAGGGCCTGAGGGCGATCTCCGACTTCGAGTACGAACTGCAGATGGCGCACCTCAACCGGCAACTCAACCCAAACGCCGAGACGACCTTCATCATGACCGCGACTCGCTGGTCGTACGTGTCGAGCACCCGAGTGAAGGAGATAGCGCACTACGGCGCGGACGTGGCCAAGCTCGTCCCACGCGCCACGTTGCGGCGCCTGAACGAGAAGATCTCGAGCGGCCAGAGGGTCAGCTTCTGAGGCTTGTGAGGCTTCTTAGGCCGCGGGCCGCGGCGCCCGGCATCTTGCAGCACCTTCCTTCTCGGTAGGTCGCACGTATACTCGCGGGCGGGCCGTAAGGCACCGTGCGCGAGAGCTGGTTCGACCGGCCTGCGCACCGAACGAGAGGAACCTCAGCATGTCTCACCTCATCCGCGGCTTGTCAGCCGGCGGTGGCATCCGCGTCGTGGCGGCCGACACGACCCTACTGGTGCGCCACGCCACCGAGAAGCACCAGGCAAGCCCCACCGCGGGTGCTGCGCTAGGGCGCACCCTCACGGGGGCCCTGCTGCTGGCGCACGTGCTACTGAAGGACCACCGCGACCGCGTGACGCTGAAGCTCCGCGGCGACGGCCCATTGGGCGGCGTCATCGCCGACGCCGGCCTCGACGGCACCGTGCGCGGTTACGTTCACGACCCGCTTGCCGACTTGCCGTTACGGCCCGACGGCAAACTCGACGTCGGTGGAGGCATCGGTCACAAGGGCGACATCAGCGTCATCCGGTCGCACGCGCCCTACGGCGAGCCGTACGGCAGTTCCAGCGACCTCGTGAGCGGCGAGGTCGCCGAGGACATCGCGACATACCTGGCCCGCTCGGAACAGATCGCCTCGGCCGTCCTGCTGGGCGTTTACTACGACGAGCGGGGCAAGGTGGCAAGCTCCGGTGGGGTGATCCTGCAGGCGCTGCCGGGCGCCGACGAAGCCGCGTTGCCGCTCCTGGAGGCCAACGTCAAGGCCCTTGGCCAACTCACGACCGCCATGCGCCGTGCCCCGTTGGTCGACGTGGTGAGAAACGAGTTGATGTGGGGCATGGACTTCGAGCTACTCACCGACCCGCCGCTGCCCGTGAGCTTCGCGTGCCGCTGCAGCGACGAGAAAGCGCTGGCGGCGCTGGCGTACTTCACGCCCGCCGAGCGCAGGACCATGATCGACGAGGACGGGGGCGCCGAGGTCGTGTGCCACTGGTGCGGCGAGAAGCGTTGGGTCGGCCCTGAGGCCCTGAACAGCATCAGTGCCGACGAGGTGCGCTGCCCGGATTGCGCTACCCTCTGGTACCGCGGGGGCCAGACGCGGATGGTGCGCGACGAAGAGCTCTGCGCGTGCGGTCGCCGGGTCGAACTGCCGAACTGAGCTGCCCAGCGGAGCGGCTCAATTGACCGGCCCAGCTGATCTGCCGAGGCGTCCGAGGTCGGAGGCGTAAGGGTGCGTCCAGGCATGCTGCTACTGCTGCTGTTCCAGATGATGCTCTGGGGCAGCGCCTACCCCATGATCAAGCTGGGCCTGACGGGCCTTTCGGCCCAGCACCTGACGCTGCTGCGCCACCTCGTCGCGTCGGCCGCGTTCGTTCCCCTGCTGCTGGTGTTCAAGGGGCGCCTCAGGCCCGTGCGGGCAGACGTGCCCTACCTGTTCCTGGTCGGCGTCCTCGGCTACACCGTCTATCACCTCGCGCTCAACTTCGGGGAGCTGCACGTGAGCGCGGGCGCGGCGAGCCTCATCATCGCCACCGCGCCCGCCATCACGGCGCTGCTGGCCGTGGCCATGGCGGGCGAGCGCCTCGCCCCCCTGGGGTGGGCCGGGTCCGTGGTGTCTTTCCTGGGCGTCATCGTCATCGTGATGGGCGATTCCCGCGGGGGCATCTCCTTCAACGTCTGGGCCTGGCTCATAGTCCTCTCGGCGGTGTCCACGTCGTTCTACGCCGTTCTCCAGAAGCCGCTGTTCACGCGCTACAAGCCTATAGAGGTGGCGGCGTTCGCCACGTGGGCCGGCACCGTGCCGCTGCTCGTGTTCCTGCCGGGGCTCGGGGGCGAGGTCCTGGGCGCCCCCGCCGAGGCGCTCGGCGCCACCTTGTACATCGGGCTCTTCCCGTCCGCCGTCGCGTACACGATCTTCGCGTTCGCGCTGTCGAGGACGCCGATCACGGTCGTGACCGCCTTCCTCTACCTGGTGCCCGTCTTCGGCCTGCTGTCTGCGTGGTTGCTGATAGGCGAAGTCCCGGCACTCGTTACTCTGGTCGGTGGCGCGATAGCCGTCCTCGGCATCGTGCTGGTCAACCTGTCCAAACGCAGGGAACGCTCAGTGGCGCGCGGACTCCCGCTCCCCGAGGCGGCGCTCCTCGCCGGCGAGCAGCCTGCGGATGTTGTCGCGGTGGCGGTAGATGGCCAGGGCGGTGAGCGCGACAGCCAGCAGTAGGTGAGGCCACACGAACACGCCCTTGACGATGACGAAGAGGGGCAGCGCGACCATTCCCACGAGCGAACCGAGCGACACGTAGCGGCTGACCAGGATCGTGAAGACGCCGAGCAACACGCACATGAGGGTCACGAGGGGGTCGATGACCAGGAACACTCCGATGCTGGTGGCGATCCCCTTGCCGCCCTTCAGCCTCAGCAGGACGTTGAAGTTGTTGCCGAGCACGGCGGCCAGGCCGGCCAGGACCACGCCCCAGGCGCTCAGCCCCAGGAGCCCGGGGAGCAGGGTGGCGACGGCGCCCTTGAGCGGATCGAGGATGACGACGACGATGGCGGGCCCTACCCCGAGCGCCCGCAGGACGTTGGTTGCCCCGATGTTGCCCGAGCCCACCTGTTGGATGTTCACGCCGCTCAGCTTGGCGACCAGGTAGCCCGAGGGGATGGTGCCAAGGAAGTAGGCGATGACGATGGTTACGGCGGCCAGCGTTACGTCGAGCAAGGGATGCCTCCAGGCCCCGCCGCACGAGTGGAGGGAACCGTTCCCGATCATAACGGCCTCCATGAAACGCGGCTGAGGTAAGTGAACAGGCTGGGCTAACGAACCTTCGGGCTGCCCGGGGCGGTACCATCCTGGCGATGACCACCGCGACCCTCTTCCTCATCATCGTGGCCGTGTCGGGCGTGTCGTCCGTGCGGTGGGCCTCCCGTCTCGCTCCTTTACCCAACGAGTTCCCCGCCAAGACGCTGCTCGCAGCGCTCGTGGCCGGCGCGCTGGCCGCGGCCACGGCAGGGAGCTGGCGGGCGCCGGCCGCGCTGACGGGGGTCGTGGTGGTGCTCACGCCGCTGTACGTCTTCGGCCCCTTGGGCCTGTTGGCGCTCGTCCGCGCGGGTGGCTGGCGTGCAGCCCGGTCCCTGGTCGCCATCCTCTACTGGACCCCAGGCGGCAGGGAGGCCGTGGGCAGGCTGCTGGCGCAGGCAGCGCTGCAACAGGGCGACGCCGAGGCGGCCCTGGCCCTCACCACGCGTCACGACCCGGTCCTCCTGGGTCAGGCGTACCTCTTGCAGGGCGAGTACCAGAAGGTCTTGGACCTCGAGCAGCCGCCCGCCTCGTGGGGGGCCGACAACGCGCACCTGCTTGCCGCCGCGCGCGTGGAGGCACTATTGGGGCTCGGACACCTGGAGCAGGCGCGGCACGAGACGGGGATCATGAGGACGCGCTTCGAGGCCGGGAAGCAGGGTCCGCTGGAATACCGCGCGGTAGTCCTCTCCGAGGCGCGGCTGGCGGCGAACGCGGGTGACTTCGAAGGGGCCCGAAAGTTGCTCGAGCAGCCCCTGGCGGGCGTGAGCCCCGCCACTCTCTACGACATCTTGGGCAGCGCCGCGGAGCGGGCCGGGCTCAAGTCGGTGGCCATCAAGGCGTACGCGGCGGCCTACACCGCCTCCAGAGGCCGGACGCGAAGAGCCTACGAGGCGCGCCTGCGTTCGCTTGGCGCCCCGCCCCCGACACCCGCGGCAACTTTGGCGAGGCGTCCGCTTGCGACGTACTTGCTGGGCGCCGTCCTCGCGCTGACGTACTTGGTGCAAGTGCTGGCCGACAAGTACATAGGACTGTTGTCGGTCGGAGGCCAGGGAATCCACGCGAGCAGCGTGGTGGCGGCGTTCGTTCAGGGCGTGCCGGGCGTCCCGGACGCGAACGTCTGGTGGCGCTACCTGACCTACGCGTTCATCCACGGCAGCATCTTGCACATCGGCCTGAACGTCTGGGTGCTCCTCGACATCGGACGTCTCTACGAGCGGCGCCGCGGCTGGGGAGACGTGCTGGCCGCGTTCACGCTCGGTACCGCCGCGGGCGCGCTGGCGACCACCATCTTCCAGGCCGGGCAACCGTTGGTGCTGCTCGGCGCCTCGGGCGGCATCCTGGGCGTGGCGGGGGCCCTGTTGGCGGAGGCGGCGCTGAGCCGTTCGGCCTCCGACCGGCTGCTGCTGCGGAGCCTGCTGCAGTGGGTGGCCCTGCTGCTCGTGTTCAGCATCGCCATACCCGGCGTGTCGCTTTGGGGCCACGTGGGCGGGATCGTCGGCGGCTTCGTCTACGGCGCCGTGCGGCTGCGCTCCGGAGTCGGGCAACGCTTCTCCCAGGCCGCCGGCTGGTTCTGCGCGGGGCTCCTGGCGTTGGCCGTCATCAGTGCCCTGACGAGCGTGGTGCCGCTGCTGCCCTGACCGCCTGGTGCACCGGGCCGGGACCTTGGCCCGCCCCGACTCTAGAGGGCCCGGTGTAATCTTGTACTCAGTACAAGGAAGTTCTGGTTCTCGCCGGCCGCAACCCAATCGTTAGCCGGTAGTCCCTGGAGGAGAAGGTGGCAGACGTGGACAGTCACGCGAAGGTCGCGGCCCCGACGGGCGGCGCGTTCCTGATAGAGCGGCAGAACGCGGACTCGGTGCTCATCCCCGAGGCGTTCGACGACGAGTTGAAGCAGTTCTCGAAGACGGCCAGGACCTTCGTCGAGCGCGAGATATTGCCCGACTTCGAGCAACTCGAAGCGCTCGACTACGCCCTCTCGCGCCAGAAGATGGCCAAGGCGGGAGAGCTCGGCCTCCTGGGCGTGGAGATCCCCGAGGAGTACGGCGGCCTGGGTGCAAGCAAGGCCGCCTCGGCCGTGATCACCGAGGCCATCTCGGGCTCTGGCTCTTTCAACGTGACCTTCAGCGCCCACTCCGGCATCGGCACGCTGCCCATCGTCTACTTCGGCACCGA encodes:
- a CDS encoding Hsp33 family molecular chaperone HslO — its product is MSHLIRGLSAGGGIRVVAADTTLLVRHATEKHQASPTAGAALGRTLTGALLLAHVLLKDHRDRVTLKLRGDGPLGGVIADAGLDGTVRGYVHDPLADLPLRPDGKLDVGGGIGHKGDISVIRSHAPYGEPYGSSSDLVSGEVAEDIATYLARSEQIASAVLLGVYYDERGKVASSGGVILQALPGADEAALPLLEANVKALGQLTTAMRRAPLVDVVRNELMWGMDFELLTDPPLPVSFACRCSDEKALAALAYFTPAERRTMIDEDGGAEVVCHWCGEKRWVGPEALNSISADEVRCPDCATLWYRGGQTRMVRDEELCACGRRVELPN
- a CDS encoding DMT family transporter, translated to MRPGMLLLLLFQMMLWGSAYPMIKLGLTGLSAQHLTLLRHLVASAAFVPLLLVFKGRLRPVRADVPYLFLVGVLGYTVYHLALNFGELHVSAGAASLIIATAPAITALLAVAMAGERLAPLGWAGSVVSFLGVIVIVMGDSRGGISFNVWAWLIVLSAVSTSFYAVLQKPLFTRYKPIEVAAFATWAGTVPLLVFLPGLGGEVLGAPAEALGATLYIGLFPSAVAYTIFAFALSRTPITVVTAFLYLVPVFGLLSAWLLIGEVPALVTLVGGAIAVLGIVLVNLSKRRERSVARGLPLPEAALLAGEQPADVVAVAVDGQGGERDSQQ
- the plsY gene encoding glycerol-3-phosphate 1-O-acyltransferase PlsY, which translates into the protein MLDVTLAAVTIVIAYFLGTIPSGYLVAKLSGVNIQQVGSGNIGATNVLRALGVGPAIVVVILDPLKGAVATLLPGLLGLSAWGVVLAGLAAVLGNNFNVLLRLKGGKGIATSIGVFLVIDPLVTLMCVLLGVFTILVSRYVSLGSLVGMVALPLFVIVKGVFVWPHLLLAVALTALAIYRHRDNIRRLLAGEERRLGERESARH
- the meaB gene encoding methylmalonyl Co-A mutase-associated GTPase MeaB; amino-acid sequence: METLRQRLLAGSERALARGMTLIEAGDPAGQELLKSLRERTGRGAVVGITGSPGSGKSTLTDGLIAVARAEGRRVGVVAIDPTSPFSGGAILGDRIRMTRWHSDPAVFIRSMAARGHLGGLAAATLQVVALLDAAGFDTIFVETVGVGQSEVDVVQAADTTVVVLTPGQGDGVQAFKAGIMEIADVFCINKYDQPGADRLRREIRAAMELSGHPEGWVAPIVGTVASKGEGVEELLTRLDEHREYLIGTGGIEEARRRRVRAEVTAVLGERLRRSLAAHEAHAVDAVLSGRLGPGEVVDGLLAGLSKDTAR
- a CDS encoding serine/threonine-protein kinase, translated to MTVRVLSEQGPVRVELARWGDRLVVVKRLRSFHPVASQRLEREAAVVGRLRHDNIVPLLGVSEGASLIYAYCPGVSLEAALERGPLRVRRAMKIAQDVLSALAYAHGQGVIHHDVKPANILVKGESALLTDFGFAKDLGLTAITAQDMLLGTPSYMAPEQFKGVRTDQRSDLYATGAVIYHMLTGAPPYGSQVVRWLAGDDRVPLAPLPDSAAAYRTIVERALSRDPSTRFASADDFLTALQEVSFGAVA
- the holA gene encoding DNA polymerase III subunit delta is translated as MILAFSGDEFLVRRAARAALVKLGVDPGGALELGEGMTADAVLELASQGGLFGQATLVLDMGAAFQGQAGVKPRNEVMRALERVGSGAVVLVLDPGATPARQKALRALGDHEHLPLPRGDRLVAWAAAELRAAGARFEPEVPAYLAEVFGEDVAAIASEVQKLAALDEDLVAARVREVVNREATHNAFDIIERIQAGDVAGAVAFTRHLLDSGEAVPRVFGALTWQFMLVAKAVGLRQREGGKRIGGGQAAAALGAAPYAAEKALRLAGKLDEEAVAAALSDLLAADVAAKSGGDQDLALEAAVIGLARRLGASAGARAGGSMKQSPS
- the coaD gene encoding pantetheine-phosphate adenylyltransferase, which produces MTHAVYPGSFDPLHNGHVDLIRRAARIYGRLTVAVLQNPGKAATALFTTEERVAIIQEVVAGMKGVDVDSFGGLLADYTRKVGATVIVKGLRAISDFEYELQMAHLNRQLNPNAETTFIMTATRWSYVSSTRVKEIAHYGADVAKLVPRATLRRLNEKISSGQRVSF
- a CDS encoding rhomboid family intramembrane serine protease, producing MTTATLFLIIVAVSGVSSVRWASRLAPLPNEFPAKTLLAALVAGALAAATAGSWRAPAALTGVVVVLTPLYVFGPLGLLALVRAGGWRAARSLVAILYWTPGGREAVGRLLAQAALQQGDAEAALALTTRHDPVLLGQAYLLQGEYQKVLDLEQPPASWGADNAHLLAAARVEALLGLGHLEQARHETGIMRTRFEAGKQGPLEYRAVVLSEARLAANAGDFEGARKLLEQPLAGVSPATLYDILGSAAERAGLKSVAIKAYAAAYTASRGRTRRAYEARLRSLGAPPPTPAATLARRPLATYLLGAVLALTYLVQVLADKYIGLLSVGGQGIHASSVVAAFVQGVPGVPDANVWWRYLTYAFIHGSILHIGLNVWVLLDIGRLYERRRGWGDVLAAFTLGTAAGALATTIFQAGQPLVLLGASGGILGVAGALLAEAALSRSASDRLLLRSLLQWVALLLVFSIAIPGVSLWGHVGGIVGGFVYGAVRLRSGVGQRFSQAAGWFCAGLLALAVISALTSVVPLLP